From Ramlibacter tataouinensis, the proteins below share one genomic window:
- the thpR gene encoding RNA 2',3'-cyclic phosphodiesterase, with product MSAAHPDRSLRLFTALWPPPPVREAIARWQHQWQWPPGAAVVPTDRLHITLHFLGNVPAARVDGLRAALRLPSTPFRLDLGRPGLWGGGIAVLSPDCVPEALGALHERLAAALTAAGLPTEERPYKPHVTLARRARGAKAPAEGPGLRWDAQDGFVLVESLPGGRGYKVLDRFGPA from the coding sequence TTGAGCGCCGCGCATCCGGATCGCAGCCTGCGCCTGTTCACCGCGCTGTGGCCGCCGCCGCCGGTGCGCGAGGCCATCGCGCGCTGGCAGCACCAATGGCAGTGGCCGCCGGGCGCGGCCGTGGTGCCCACCGATCGCCTGCACATCACCCTGCACTTCCTGGGCAACGTACCTGCCGCTCGCGTGGACGGGCTGCGCGCGGCCTTGCGGCTGCCCTCCACGCCCTTCAGGCTCGACCTCGGCCGCCCCGGCCTGTGGGGCGGCGGAATTGCCGTGCTGTCGCCCGATTGCGTCCCCGAAGCGCTGGGCGCGCTGCACGAGCGCCTGGCCGCGGCGCTGACCGCCGCCGGGCTGCCGACCGAGGAGCGCCCCTACAAACCGCACGTGACGCTGGCGCGGCGTGCGCGCGGCGCCAAGGCGCCTGCGGAAGGGCCTGGCCTGCGCTGGGATGCGCAGGATGGCTTCGTGCTGGTGGAGTCGCTGCCGGGCGGGCGTGGCTACAAGGTGCTGGACCGTTTCGGCCCGGCCTGA
- the trxC gene encoding thioredoxin TrxC: MADTLHLVCPHCHTTNRVRQHDLVKSPGCGHCHRPLFEGKPAALDEAAFERHVGRSELPLLVDFWAPWCGPCRQMAPAFEQAAAQLEPQVRLVKVNTDEAQALSARLGIRSIPTLALFQGGREVARQAGAMGAADIVRWTRSHLMA, translated from the coding sequence ATGGCCGACACCCTGCACCTCGTTTGCCCGCACTGCCACACGACGAACCGCGTGCGGCAGCACGACCTCGTCAAGTCACCGGGTTGCGGCCATTGCCACCGGCCCCTGTTCGAAGGCAAGCCCGCCGCATTGGATGAGGCCGCGTTCGAGCGGCACGTGGGCCGCAGCGAACTGCCCCTGTTGGTGGACTTCTGGGCGCCCTGGTGCGGCCCCTGCCGCCAGATGGCGCCGGCTTTCGAGCAGGCCGCGGCCCAGCTCGAGCCGCAGGTGCGGCTGGTCAAGGTGAACACCGACGAGGCGCAGGCGCTGAGCGCGCGCCTGGGCATCCGCAGCATCCCGACACTGGCGCTGTTCCAGGGCGGGCGTGAGGTGGCGCGGCAGGCCGGCGCCATGGGCGCGGCCGACATCGTGCGCTGGACCCGCTCGCACCTGATGGCCTGA